A window from Exiguobacterium marinum DSM 16307 encodes these proteins:
- a CDS encoding cysteine desulfurase family protein: MNYFDHAATTPMRPEVLEAMTPYFLETYGNASSIHGIGRNARAALDSSRRVLAKWIGASPNEIVFTSGGTESDNYALFGAVYAHKGKGKHIITTKVEHHAVLHAMEQLEREGFDVTYLDVDASGAVDVDVFRAALRDDTILVSIMYGNNEVGTRQPIQTIGELLQDHQAIFHTDAVQALGTEEIDVKKIHVDLLSASAHKVNGPKGIGFLFMKTGVKLASRSFGGQQERKRRAGTENVPGAVGFQKAAELIMAEREDRVTLYASLDLALRQRLDELGVTYEVNGSNRLPHIVNLYLPGIDLEPFLIMMDMRGMAISSGSACTAGSVEPSHVLSAMYGDSERTRQSVRISFGHGNSVEDAKRLAERLQEVVSTFMNGVR; this comes from the coding sequence ATGAACTATTTTGATCACGCTGCGACGACGCCGATGCGACCGGAAGTCCTTGAAGCGATGACACCTTACTTTTTAGAGACGTATGGGAACGCGTCGAGCATTCACGGGATTGGTCGTAATGCCCGAGCGGCGCTCGATTCGTCACGTCGTGTCCTTGCGAAATGGATCGGTGCTTCACCGAACGAAATCGTGTTCACGTCAGGTGGGACGGAGTCGGATAATTATGCCTTGTTCGGTGCAGTCTATGCCCACAAAGGAAAAGGCAAACATATCATCACGACGAAAGTCGAACATCATGCCGTGCTTCATGCGATGGAACAGCTCGAACGAGAGGGGTTTGACGTCACGTATCTCGATGTCGACGCGTCAGGAGCTGTCGATGTAGATGTGTTCCGGGCCGCGTTACGAGATGACACGATTCTCGTGTCGATCATGTACGGCAACAACGAGGTCGGGACGCGCCAACCGATTCAAACGATTGGCGAGTTGTTACAAGACCATCAAGCCATTTTCCATACCGACGCGGTACAGGCGCTCGGTACAGAAGAAATCGATGTGAAAAAGATCCATGTCGATTTATTGTCGGCGTCCGCGCATAAAGTGAATGGGCCAAAAGGTATCGGTTTTCTTTTCATGAAAACAGGTGTAAAATTAGCGTCACGTTCTTTTGGTGGACAACAAGAACGTAAACGTCGAGCCGGCACGGAAAATGTTCCGGGTGCCGTCGGATTCCAAAAAGCAGCTGAACTCATCATGGCAGAGCGTGAGGACCGGGTGACACTCTATGCGTCGCTCGATCTGGCGCTGCGTCAACGTCTTGACGAACTAGGCGTAACTTATGAAGTGAACGGGTCAAACCGTTTACCTCACATCGTGAACCTATACCTCCCTGGAATTGACCTTGAACCTTTCCTCATCATGATGGATATGCGAGGCATGGCGATTTCGAGTGGGAGTGCCTGCACGGCAGGGTCGGTCGAACCGTCCCATGTATTGTCGGCGATGTACGGGGATTCAGAACGGACGCGTCAGTCTGTTCGAATCAGTTTTGGACACGGCAACTCGGTCGAGGACGCGAAACGGCTCGCGGAGCGACTACAAGAAGTCGTCTCGACATTTATGAACGGAGTGAGATAG
- the cymR gene encoding cysteine metabolism transcriptional regulator CymR: MKISTKGRYGLTIMIALARETDNKPLSLKKIAARHELPEHYLEQLIGPLRNGGLVKSVRGAYGGYQLVKPAEEVTAGEIIRLLEGPLAVVEDSEADDAVKRKLWDKIKEAIDTVLDETTLADLAEEESDGYMFYI, translated from the coding sequence ATGAAAATATCTACAAAGGGCCGTTATGGCTTAACGATTATGATTGCGTTGGCACGAGAGACAGACAACAAACCGCTCAGTTTAAAAAAAATCGCGGCACGTCACGAGTTGCCGGAGCATTATTTAGAGCAACTGATCGGTCCGCTCCGAAACGGAGGCCTCGTCAAGAGCGTACGTGGTGCATACGGTGGCTATCAACTCGTCAAACCGGCAGAAGAAGTGACGGCAGGAGAAATTATACGCTTACTTGAAGGACCTTTAGCCGTTGTCGAGGACTCTGAAGCAGATGATGCGGTGAAACGAAAGCTTTGGGATAAAATCAAAGAGGCAATCGATACTGTCCTAGATGAGACGACACTCGCTGACCTCGCAGAAGAAGAGTCAGACGGCTACATGTTTTATATTTAA
- a CDS encoding replication-associated recombination protein A, giving the protein MPDLFHQSNGGPLANRMRPETLDDVIGQRHIVGEGKLLRRAIEADRLGTIILYGPPGTGKTTLARVISNYTKATFVQLNAVTAKLDELRSVIREAESRFDFDDERTILFLDEIHRFNKLQQDALLPALESGKLVLIGATTENPSFEVNAALLSRATVFRLEQPGAEELRAVLDRALHDSRGLGNYPVKMDEAAADHYIKMADGDYRVLLNALELAVLTTPEVNGQIHITLEVAEESIQQKSIKYDKTGDRHYDVISAFIKSIRGSDPDAALYWLAVMIEAGESPRFIMRRLYVHAAEDIGMSDPNALLVVDAAARASEYIGFPEARIPIAEAVLYLATAPKSNAVITAIDKALHHVRTVEGGPVPVHLRDAHSPGARELGNGVGYKYPHDEKDGFVPQNYWPENLARKRPNYYKPTPRGFEQQIQKRLEYWEKRR; this is encoded by the coding sequence ATGCCTGATTTGTTTCATCAATCGAATGGTGGACCGCTCGCCAACCGGATGCGCCCCGAAACGTTAGATGACGTGATCGGACAGCGACATATCGTCGGCGAGGGCAAGCTCCTTCGCCGTGCCATCGAAGCGGATCGACTCGGTACGATTATTTTATACGGTCCACCGGGTACCGGTAAGACGACACTCGCTCGTGTCATTTCGAATTACACGAAGGCGACGTTCGTCCAATTGAACGCCGTCACCGCCAAGCTCGATGAATTGCGAAGCGTCATTCGTGAAGCGGAGTCCCGGTTTGACTTCGACGATGAGCGAACGATTCTTTTTTTAGATGAGATCCATCGATTCAATAAACTTCAGCAAGACGCGCTTCTCCCTGCCCTTGAGTCCGGAAAGCTCGTCCTCATCGGAGCGACGACCGAAAACCCGAGCTTTGAAGTGAATGCCGCCCTGTTGTCTCGGGCGACGGTGTTCCGACTTGAGCAGCCGGGTGCCGAGGAGTTACGTGCCGTCCTTGACCGGGCGCTCCATGACTCCCGTGGTCTCGGGAACTACCCTGTGAAAATGGATGAAGCTGCTGCTGACCATTATATCAAAATGGCGGACGGTGACTACCGTGTCCTATTAAATGCACTTGAACTCGCCGTCTTAACAACGCCAGAAGTGAACGGGCAGATTCACATCACACTAGAGGTCGCAGAAGAGTCGATTCAACAAAAATCGATCAAATATGATAAAACGGGCGACCGACACTACGATGTCATCTCGGCCTTCATCAAATCGATTCGTGGTTCGGACCCGGATGCCGCGCTCTACTGGCTCGCCGTCATGATCGAAGCTGGCGAGTCCCCGCGCTTCATCATGCGTCGTCTTTACGTGCATGCCGCAGAAGATATCGGAATGAGCGATCCGAACGCGCTACTCGTCGTCGATGCGGCAGCACGCGCGAGCGAATACATCGGCTTTCCTGAAGCCCGTATACCGATTGCAGAAGCTGTTCTTTATCTCGCGACCGCCCCAAAATCAAATGCGGTCATCACTGCCATCGACAAGGCGCTCCATCATGTCCGAACAGTCGAAGGTGGACCTGTACCGGTGCATCTCCGCGACGCCCATAGTCCCGGGGCACGTGAACTTGGGAACGGGGTCGGTTATAAATATCCTCATGATGAAAAAGACGGGTTCGTTCCTCAAAACTATTGGCCTGAGAATTTGGCCCGAAAACGACCGAACTACTATAAGCCGACGCCTCGTGGATTCGAGCAACAAATCCAAAAACGGCTTGAGTATTGGGAAAAACGACGCTGA
- a CDS encoding tRNA threonylcarbamoyladenosine dehydratase translates to MLHQFSRNELAIGSEGLDALKNKTVAILGVGGVGSFAAEALVRSGVGRIVLVDKDDIDITNVNRQIHALLSTVGQPKVEAMGKRLLDINPDLDLVQLKMFYTEETYEEFFAQNIDYVIDASDTIIYKIHLIVECKRRGIPVISSMGMANKMDPTRIKVVDIKDTSYDPIAKMVRTRLRKEKIYKGVPVVFSDESPIVTREDVNEVVGKKDAPIRKAKMPPSSNAFVPSVAGLVAAGYVINDLLEQAGVEINRIQK, encoded by the coding sequence ATGTTACACCAGTTTTCACGAAATGAATTGGCCATCGGTTCAGAAGGCCTCGATGCTTTAAAAAATAAAACGGTCGCGATTTTAGGTGTCGGTGGCGTCGGCTCATTCGCAGCCGAGGCACTTGTGCGCAGTGGCGTCGGACGCATCGTCCTCGTCGATAAAGATGACATCGACATCACGAACGTCAATCGTCAAATCCACGCGTTGTTGTCGACAGTCGGTCAACCGAAAGTAGAAGCGATGGGCAAGCGTCTCCTCGACATCAACCCGGACTTAGACCTCGTTCAACTGAAGATGTTTTATACAGAAGAGACGTACGAAGAATTCTTCGCTCAAAACATCGACTATGTCATTGATGCTTCAGATACGATTATTTATAAGATCCATTTAATCGTAGAGTGTAAGCGCCGTGGTATTCCAGTCATCTCGAGTATGGGGATGGCAAACAAGATGGACCCGACTCGCATCAAAGTCGTCGACATCAAAGATACATCGTATGACCCGATTGCGAAGATGGTTCGGACACGTCTCCGTAAAGAAAAGATTTATAAAGGGGTCCCAGTCGTCTTCTCGGACGAATCTCCAATTGTGACGCGTGAAGACGTGAACGAGGTCGTCGGGAAGAAAGACGCTCCAATCCGGAAAGCAAAGATGCCACCGAGCTCGAACGCATTCGTCCCATCGGTCGCAGGACTTGTAGCTGCCGGTTACGTCATTAACGACTTGCTCGAACAAGCAGGAGTCGAGATCAATCGAATCCAAAAGTAA